The genome window AAGACTTCACCTTCACTTTTTCGAAATCctcaaaacccaaaaaaaaaaaaacagaaaaagaaaagaaaaaaattacagcTTTGTAAAAAATCCCCCATGATTATTCTCTTTTGATTGCTGTGATTTGATATTACGGAACTGTAACGGAGTAATCAATTACAcccttttcctctttttctctCATACCCTTTGTCAGTTTCACCTGTGAGCTGTGTGCGCTTCAACTACACGCACATTGCGCGAAAGCAGAGACCCTCCGTACTGTGTCTTTCTTCTCAGCCTTTAGTGGGGAGAGGATCATTGAATTTCAGAGGATTAGCGTGTTTTCTCAGCTTTGGAACCAGCTTTCAGCAAATGCACTGGCCAAAAATGATGTCTTTCTGGGCCAAGAAATGGAAATGAGAACAGATAAGGTGAATAACTGAAGAAGGAGCTTGAGAGGTATTCAAGAATTTCTTGAAGAAATGAGTGAAACTGGGGGGATAACAGCTTCATCATTGGCTATAACAGAGAAGAAGCCTCAAAGAACTGGGGGCTGTGTAGGCATCTTCTTTCAGTTGTTTGATTGGAACCGCAGGTTTGCCAAGAAGAAACTATTTTCCAAGAAACTGCTCCCACCAGGTCAgttctttctccattttctgttCCCTGTGTTTCCTGTTTTAACCTTAGGGAAAACAAACCATGTTTTACTATGTCTGTGTTTTCTTTTGTGGGACTGAGTCAAAAAGCTTTCTTTTTGTGCTGCATTCCATATCTATGATAACTAGATGCCTGTGTGGCTGTGTGTTCTTTTCTAGTACTGAGTAAAAAAGGATATCTTTTAATCTTTTCATGTGTTGCATTTATTGTGTTAGTTCGTTTAAAGCAAGGCTCTAAGAAGTTTGGGGGAGATGAGAAGCAGCCAAAGCATAGATTGGTATGGAATCTTTCTACAAAATTGAGCATTTTTATCTTGCTTGGAGTCTAATGGGCTTGGTTTTTTGGTTGTTTTTGTGTGAATGGATAGATTGCTGATGAGAACAGTGGGGgctttcctaacattattaagAGTAATAGCAAGGGGTGTAGTGTTTATTCTGAAAAGAAGCATGAAATGCGATCTCCGGGTTTGGTTGCTAGGCTCATGGGGCTGGATTCAATGCCAGCAGTTCCAAAGGAGAAGCCAAAGAAGGTTTCATTTAATGAATCTGCAGGTAATAAGGAGGAGAAGTTTGGTTGTGATACAGGTAGGTTTGAGGGTGAAGAGCAAAGTTTTGTAAAAATGGgggcaaagcaagaattaaggCCTCAGAAGCTTCAGAAAACGGGGCTGAGTGAGAGGCGCCCGGTGACTAGGTTTGGAGCTGAGGCATTGCAGATAAAGAGTATGCTGTCGCGGTCAAGGAAGCATCACCCGAAGCTGGCTACTCCGCTGAAAAGCCCTAGGAATGTTGCTGGGAGAAATGCATCTCGGTTGATTGGTGTTGCTACTAAGATTCTGGAGCCCGGGATGCAGAAGAGTAGGGGGAAATATGCCCTGCCTTGCTCAGACACTTTGCGTCGACCCTCAGCAGTTTTGCAGGAGCACCCGATGAGTTCAACACCGGGCAATTCTGAATTCTCTAGTTACTATACGGGCGCTGCCAATGCTCTCAAGGGAACGTCGTGCCAACATTGTGGCCATTCGCTTGACATCTTGGACTCCATACCGAGCCAAGAAGAAGAACCATCCATAATTCCTTCGCCTGTTTCAAATTGCATTGAACATTGTCAAGATTCAGAAAGAAGTATGCCAAGAGTGCCCGTATTTTACTCCCAGGAACAAAAGGAAAGGGCTCATCAGGGGCCATTGTATTCTGCTGCTGTAGAAGAAGAATTATGTTCTGCAGGAGGTAGATTCGAGAAGAATCCCGTTAACAGAGGTCAAATGCCACAGCAGTTGACTAGCCAAGAGTGCCAACCGAGCCATGGTTCATCTCATGGTCCTGTGTGCAGGACTCAAAAGCCAAATCAAATGTTTCCCGGGAGAGATAGAGTTCCTCAAAGGGCAAGGTCAAGCAGTTTGCAGAGCAATAGAGTCACGTCAGCAGCGAATTCAGTCAATGAGACAAAAAATTTTGTTGCGCTTAACAAAGCCTTAAATGGAAGTAGTACTCGAATGAGGATGCCAACCAAATCAGATAGTTGTGCTTTTGAATCAGAAAGAAGATTTTGTAATAGGAGAACCGAGTCCCTTTCTCCAGTGCGTAAGAGAAGGTCTGTGAATGTAACTAGACAAGGTGAGAGTTCGGAgttcacaaattttaatttaggaAAAGGATTAAGTGGTAGCTCTAATTCAATGAGTGGCAAAGAGAGTGTTCATCCCATCCGTTCTATGAACCGGGCTTATACTGATAGGAAGTCGCCATATCCACAAGAAATTGGCCAAAATGGCTCAAGACAGAAGGTCAATGATATTGTTTCATTCACTTTTAAATCGCCAGTGAAGCAGAAGGCCGAGGTGCAAGGAGAAGCTATTGGAAGAAGGTTCCAGACTAACTCATGTTCTGATAGGACCCCGGGGAAATTGGTATTGAAGGAAAATAATGGCAGCATTTGCTCAGAGGAACCACCGTTTGCTTTGAGGGGGGATACACTAGGCGCGATTCTGGAACAGAAACTGAAAGAGCTGACTTGTCAAGAAGTTGAGTTGGCCGAAGGGGGTACTACATCAAGAAAAACTACTGCTGTCATTCTTCAGGAGCTAATATCTGCTTTAACAGCAGAGAGACAATTTCACGAGGATAATTTTATTGTAAGATCTAGCGGGAAAAGTGGTATCTCTCATCCTGATAATACACATCATGACTATACCCCAACGAAGTTTCAGGTTAGCATTACTTATGACTTATCCTAGAACTTTCAGATCTGAATTTATTGCTTTTTAAATCCCATCAAGGAACACTAAtcagaaaaaggaaaaaagaaaaaaagtctaTCTGCCATATGACAATACAATACATGTTTATTACCCATTGATACCATAGGTCCACATGAAATTTTTAAGTTACCTTTGCATAAATTACAGCTAATTGGTGAACTGTCTTGGTGGATTAGATTGGTAATTACTCTGTAATTCATTACTATTTAGTCATGCACTTTTACAAATATATTTGAGACTTCTTTTCTACTTTGATAAATATGCTCAGGCCACAGCAAAATCAGCCACAACCCCAGCTGCATACAACCGGGATATTAATCACTTCAGCCCAGGATCCGTTCTTGAAGGTTCATTTTCAAATAACAGTTATGTCTCGAGCAGTCTGGATGGAAACTCAagtataaacccatatgtttttCTATTCTATGTATCTATTGAATAGCCTCGTACTTTTGAGTTCTAACTGTTGTATCCTGTGTTTTCAGTTTCAGGGGATAAATTGGTTTCTGATTCTTTGTATTTCTGTGATGAATCGTGCTCATTCAACCCTGATACGGATCTTCTGGACTCTGCAACCTCTTTGGCCACGGGGAAGTGCTATAGAACATTAGTCAGTGACCTTGTTAACAACATTACTGCAGTTTTACAAAAGATCAACCTTTTTAACGGTGACTTGAGAGGAAGCAAGCTTGACTATGCAAAGGAGATACTTTTAAATGCCGAACTAGTACTTGGAAATGCAGCCTGGAGTAGTTCACCTCTAGACACAGGTTTTTCTGTGACCCAATTTCTTCTCGAGGAACTTGAAACACTGGCCAGTGTTATGTTGATGAGGTTTGATGACCTACTTGGCCTTGAGAATGCCAAACATGGAAGCCAACTTAAACAGTTCATCTTTGATTGCGTTTTAGAGGTTCTAGATTCGAAGGTCAGTCGATATTCCAAATCTGGTTTCAGAGCATGGACAAAACTACCGCCTTGCATGAACACAGAGATACTACTGTTTGAGATACTCGGGGAGGTGAAACTGTGGACGGCAATGACAGGGTTGATTCATGACGATAAAATAGAATGGGACATGAGTCATTCTTTGGGAAAATGGACTGATTTTGAGGTTGAAGTGTTTGAAAATGGGGCTGAAATCGATCGACAAATACTCCAGAATTTGGTAGATGAAGTTGTGATGGACTTCTGTACTGTACTGTAAACCAGGTTTCAAGTAAATGAGGGTTCCAAAATCAACATTCCAAGTGATCCCTCTTCTTCATCAAATCTTTAGCATGAATGTTTGTACAAATGGAGCACTGTAGTGACTGACTTTGTATCTGATATCAGTTTTAGTAGAATTTGTATTCAAAGAATTTGCATCATAAAACCTGTGCTTCATGAATTTGcccttttcaattttcattaaGCCATTGCTTCTTCATCGTGGGCATTTTTTTTGAGTCACCAAGAAAAATCCTCAGACATTATCTAAGGTAGTATTGTCCACTTAAGTTGTAGTGTCCACGGCTgactgactcaaaccaagaaattCAATAAGCAACTTATGTGTAGGAGTgaaatttgtaagttgtaactttATAGTTATCAAGCCAATAATCAGACCAATTTGGCTGCGGTTGTCCATTTCATAGTGGACATTTTTTTGAGCAATAAGAAAAATTTACGGTCACTATCCAAAGAGGTGCACGATTATAAGTCAATACTCTGACAAACTTCTTGAAGTTTCACAGTGGTCATTTGAGCATACACATCACATTTAAATCCATAAAAGTGAAAACTGGGAATTTATTAAGCATTTCAATATTGAACATCCAGAAAAAGAGCATATTGAAACCAGAAAAGGCAAATCCTCTGCTCTATACATAATGGAAATTTGTATAGAAGAACCAATTTCTGAggtaatgaaataaaaatttaaaaaaaaaatcaaaaaatttaaaacctcACAAGGAAAAAGAATCACAGAAAAACccaattttgtttttcaagaAAATCTCAAGATTCAGAGCTGTCTGTAGCCTAAAACAGTCTTGCCAGTGCCACCCCTTCTTCCATTCCCAGCCCTATTGTCTCCATTAATGGCGTTCCGAGCAGCAGAAGCCAACCCCTTAAACTCCTCCAAATTCGCATAGCTCTTCCTACTCATCAACCCTCCACTCCTCTTATCCCCTGAGTTCAACGATTTACTCCCCACGCCCCCAACAAACCTCCCGCTTTTCATCCCCGGCGGCGGAGGCGTCGCCGACTTCTCCATCACCGGCGGCAGCGGCGCCGGCGGCTTCCGGTTCTCCTTCCTCAACGCGTACGAGAAATCCGGAACCGACTGGGCCAAAACAGACGCCCCCTTCGATCTCCTCGGGGGCGTGGCCATACTCCCCTGAAATTTCACCTGTTTCTTCGGAGGAGTCAAGATTAACTCCTCCTCCTCCGATACGGGCGGCTTCATGTGTTTCATTCTGAGCTTCGATTCCCGGAGATCGGCGTAGGCCTTGTATCGGGGCCCTCGCTCGAGAAGAAAGCCCTCCGTCGTGAGCTGCAGAAACTGGGGGTGATCGGCGCTGGAAAACTGCGATAACAGCAGAGACTTGGGGTCGAGAGCGGAGAATAGCGACACGGATTCGTCGGTCCCCCCCATGTTTGGATGTTTGTTCCTTGTCTAGCTCGCTCCCCTAAcgtttgagttttttttttttttttctctcggAGGCGTGCGAGAGAGCAGAGAGGATATGGAAGTTGATATCGCAACGGTCTAATGAAAGAAAGCAGGGAGTTTTCGAACGTTTGATTATGCCCTCCCCTTTTCTTTTCAAACGTTAGAAAAGAAAATCTCGACACCGTGGGGCCcatcaatacttttttttttttttctttttctctcccaACTACTAGTCTACTCCATATTATTAAACCGGTGtcagctatttttttttttttaaatataactaAAAAAATTCACCGTAATTACCTCTAATATGTGAAatgaataaatttcactttatAATCACAGTGACTAAAAATACTAGAAAAAGATAAACAAAACTATATTGTCCATAGTCGATCGAGTCAAATTaaaaccaaaagtggaaatAGTCCCAAACTTGTGGGATCAAAAGTGGAAATAACTTCTCAAATTAATCTTGATTCACATCGAACAATCTAATTAAAAGGAATAATACTGATCTTATTAATTTAAGAGTGTGATTAATTTTTTGGGTTACTTCATCATATCCTTAATTCCTTACTTTAAATAGGGTTTAACCGGACCggggaaaaaagaaagaagaaaaagatgcgGGACCCATTCGTATTGCTATTGGGCTCCCCCTGCAGCTTCAGCCTTCAGGTTGGAAGGTTAACGTTGGCACTTGGCATCCTACGCAGCAGAGCTTATCGAAAAAGCAGAAACGATAAACAAAAATCCTCAAATCAAAAGCTGTCGTAAAAAGGAGCCTTTCTTGTTTCGATCGAAGGTTTCAAAGCTGGGCGGCACACATGGCTTTGTGTAACATTTGGAACGCAGTGACGTTAAAGTTATACCCTTATATTGAAAATTTGTACCAAATATGCCTGAAGTGGTGGATAATGAGTTTGATTCATACTAAAATCGCTCTAGGATAATTTTAATTGATAGgtttaaattgaaaaaactaataaattgtTCTTACTGAGATTAAATTTAGAATGTCAATaatgtggtctagtggcacccggttgtaCTTCCATGCGgaaggggtgggtttgagcctcagtggagtcaatactgacgctttgtgcttcagtaggtttagaaagtaattttttttaagaaataaatatgaacaaatactacatagTAACAAAGTTGATGctgcaaaattttatatattaccaaaaaaaaaaaaaagaaatctctACAAACTAACACAGTAACACATATGCATATATCTACATTTAgtaaattaatactccgtaactaatAGTCTATTACTTATACTAGCACATCtttatatagaaaattaattgatttatatatacctatatagAAATAACGATTGatatagtaatttaatttaatatacatagtaataatgtaatatatactgtGTAATTAATACATGATAATCAGATAATgcattgataaaaataaaaaaaaaagaagcatgatAATGCATAAtagcaattaatatatatactaatatatatagaaatgcattatattatgctacatataaatatacatagtCAAACACCTTGTGGTCATATGGTATGTAGTGATtcttccatatgggaggtcataaAATTGAGCCTAAGTAGAGTCaaattgactctttatgcttcatcAGGTTATTTTTTATGCGTGGTCCACGCTCCGACCTGACAGAGCATTTGAGAGATATAAATCATGATAATTAAGACAAATACATAGGTTAGACATTTacttcattttttgtcctagatttataggtgacaatccacttttaatccttttttattaaaacatcattatttggtcatagtattattgtggcatgaccaattttggtcacccattaacaaaatcgttgaaatatcgttaaatacaaagacatttcaatcatttccatacaaagtatgttaaaccactatatttttttaagggaaaagggtcaaataaaccctccaacattacctaaggagtcaattaggcccctgaacattttaaagtagcaattaaacccatcaacattgtattttgatgcaaaaaagtccataaacctgttaatgacctgtgatcacaggtcattggGATTCCAGCCAAATTTCCAGCACACTCCGACCATATTTAGGCATAAAAGTCACCGGCGACCATCGAacggtcgccggtgactcactggagaaggcaaccacttGGTGAGAGAAGGCAACCCATTGGTTGCCTTCTCacatggtcgccttctccggtgagATGGTCGCCTCCTCTTCTCACTGTGAGACACCGGAGGAGGTGACCTTCTGTGTCGCCTTCTCACTGAGAAGGCAACCACTGAGTCACCTTCTCCGGTGAGGAGGCGACCCAGATGGTCGCCTTCTCTAGTGAGTCACCGGCAACCGTTCGATGGTCGCTGGtgacttttgtgccggaatatggTTGGAGTGTGCCGAAAATTTGGCTGGAATCTCAATGActtgtgatcacag of Ipomoea triloba cultivar NCNSP0323 chromosome 3, ASM357664v1 contains these proteins:
- the LOC116013457 gene encoding uncharacterized protein LOC116013457; its protein translation is MSETGGITASSLAITEKKPQRTGGCVGIFFQLFDWNRRFAKKKLFSKKLLPPVRLKQGSKKFGGDEKQPKHRLIADENSGGFPNIIKSNSKGCSVYSEKKHEMRSPGLVARLMGLDSMPAVPKEKPKKVSFNESAGNKEEKFGCDTGRFEGEEQSFVKMGAKQELRPQKLQKTGLSERRPVTRFGAEALQIKSMLSRSRKHHPKLATPLKSPRNVAGRNASRLIGVATKILEPGMQKSRGKYALPCSDTLRRPSAVLQEHPMSSTPGNSEFSSYYTGAANALKGTSCQHCGHSLDILDSIPSQEEEPSIIPSPVSNCIEHCQDSERSMPRVPVFYSQEQKERAHQGPLYSAAVEEELCSAGGRFEKNPVNRGQMPQQLTSQECQPSHGSSHGPVCRTQKPNQMFPGRDRVPQRARSSSLQSNRVTSAANSVNETKNFVALNKALNGSSTRMRMPTKSDSCAFESERRFCNRRTESLSPVRKRRSVNVTRQGESSEFTNFNLGKGLSGSSNSMSGKESVHPIRSMNRAYTDRKSPYPQEIGQNGSRQKVNDIVSFTFKSPVKQKAEVQGEAIGRRFQTNSCSDRTPGKLVLKENNGSICSEEPPFALRGDTLGAILEQKLKELTCQEVELAEGGTTSRKTTAVILQELISALTAERQFHEDNFIVRSSGKSGISHPDNTHHDYTPTKFQATAKSATTPAAYNRDINHFSPGSVLEGSFSNNSYVSSSLDGNSISGDKLVSDSLYFCDESCSFNPDTDLLDSATSLATGKCYRTLVSDLVNNITAVLQKINLFNGDLRGSKLDYAKEILLNAELVLGNAAWSSSPLDTGFSVTQFLLEELETLASVMLMRFDDLLGLENAKHGSQLKQFIFDCVLEVLDSKVSRYSKSGFRAWTKLPPCMNTEILLFEILGEVKLWTAMTGLIHDDKIEWDMSHSLGKWTDFEVEVFENGAEIDRQILQNLVDEVVMDFCTVL
- the LOC116013932 gene encoding uncharacterized protein LOC116013932, whose protein sequence is MGGTDESVSLFSALDPKSLLLSQFSSADHPQFLQLTTEGFLLERGPRYKAYADLRESKLRMKHMKPPVSEEEELILTPPKKQVKFQGSMATPPRRSKGASVLAQSVPDFSYALRKENRKPPAPLPPVMEKSATPPPPGMKSGRFVGGVGSKSLNSGDKRSGGLMSRKSYANLEEFKGLASAARNAINGDNRAGNGRRGGTGKTVLGYRQL